In the genome of Aequorivita sp. H23M31, the window ATCCTGTAGCCACACCTAACTCTTTTAAATCCGCAATGCCATTGAATACCGATTCTTCCTCGGTAATATTGTCCATTAGGTTCCAAATATTTCCTGCATCCATAAAAACGGCACCTTTAAAAGCTCCGAGAATGGTAAATCGATATTCGGCATTCAGGGCAATTTTAAAATTCGCTTCATTAAATTCGTTTTTGTTGCCGCTACTTCCAGGTCCCAGGGAATAGGCTTTCCACCCTCTATTATCATTGGCACCACCGGCAAAATAACTTCGCGTAAAAGGGATGCTGTTGCTGTTTCCATAAGGAATCGCCAAGCCTGTAAATGCACGTACCGCTACCACATTATTATAATCCAATTCCCAGTGTTTTATATATTCCACTTCTCCTTTTATATATTGAGAATAGACAACATTGAACACCTCATAAGAGTCCTGACTGTTTTTTTGTAGTCCCGCAAGATTGGCAATACCTGAAAGAATATTACCTGCAGTTTCCAGTTTAAACCTGGTTCGGGAAAAATTATTGTCTTTTATATTGTCACGGGTATCACGGGTTAGGGTAATGTTTGTTGCGAAAATCAAGTTGTTTTCCGTTAAGCGCTTTTTTCTTTCCCCGATATTGTCAACAGTTTCATAAGCATCACCATCGTTGTCAACAGGATTGATACTTCCATCAAGAACATCGTTGATAAATCCATTTGCCCCATCTGGGATTATCAATTCCAATTCGTCTTGATTGTTGTAATAATAATAAGTGGGATCGATAGTCCCGGGATTCTGGATTTCTGTTTGTTGAGCGATGTTGTTCAACTGATCAAAACTATTTGTGTACACATTGAAATAGTTTACAGTATTCAAATTCTTCACATATTGAAGATTGAGGGCATCCAATTGGTAATTCAAAATTTTTGAAGGTTTCCAATTGTAGCTGAAATAACCGTTTACCGTTTGTCTATCCAGACCGATATTATTTTGTGCACTGGCCCCCAGACTCAAAGTGGTAGAAGGGGACATATACTTAGGGATAAGTTTTTGCGTATTCCACGGAAATATGATTCGCGGGAAAGTGAGTTTTGCATCACCCCCAAATTCCGAAATATTGAAAAAATGACTGCTTTTATCTGCGGCGTCCTTTGAAGCTCCCAGACTTCCACGGCCCGAAATCTGGAATATTTCGGCTCCTCGGAATATATTTCTAAATATCATATTTCCACTGAAACTAATCCCGAATTGTTGAATGGTAGAGGTAAAGGCGTCAAAATCTGCCCCAAGCGTAAAGCGTTCCCGCGGGCTTAATAAAATGGTGGCGTTTAAAACATTCTTCGTAGAATCTGCGACTACTTCAGAATAACTGATGTTGGGATATTTAAAAATCCGTAAATCGCTAAGTTGGGTATAGGTCAAGGTGCGGTCTATATCCTTAAATATGGTTCCTGGTATAATGGAGATTGCATCGGTAATGGCTTTCGGCCGGTACCGCATTTTGCCATAACTAAAGAGTTTGTATCCTCTATAATTTACGGAGTCCTGAAACTGTTTGTCCCTGTTTTCATAAGTATAATCCGTAACTATGCGAACTTCATCCACTGTATGGACTTGGAAAGGTACCGTATAGGTGCTGTCGCTCCCGGTTATTTTGCGGTCTGGAATAATATAAGTGAGGTCTGCCTTATGATTAGTATTTACCGTATCGGCTTCAATGACTACATATTCCTGATTAAAATAATAAAGTCCCGAATTTCGAAATTGAATTGTGAGCCTGTCCCGTTCATTAACCATGTCGCTTGCCGAATATTGATTTCCCGGTTTGATGAAGGATCTTTTCTTAGTTATTTGGAATAATGAATCCACCACTGGAGAGCTTATTTTTTCAAAAATGGTATCACCCACAAAATAGGGTCTGTGCTTTTTAACCTTATAGACTATTTCGGCTCGTTTTTCCTTCTTCTTATTGGGAATAATCTCGTGGGTAACTTCATTGTTGAAATATCCATAGCTGTTATACCATTTCTTTAATCGTTCGGTGGATTTTTCAATTTTACTATCCTGGATTATAACCGGCGCATCTCCTGATTTCTTGAGCCAATTATTTAGGCTTACGTAGGTGCTATCCATTCCATCCACTTGTTTTTTGGACAGTAATTTGATCAATCTTTCTTCGCGTTTTGGATTTTTATGCAACCAGCGGTTAAATGTAGAGTCTGGCTCGGGATCGGCTAGATTGTAAATGTAAAGTCCCAACGGAAATCCAATCAAGGGAATACTTTGATTGGGTTTTTGTGCCAATTGGCTGTGCAACCCTGCATCTTTTACTTTTACGCTATCCACCAATATGGTATTGTCGGTAAGCAGGTATTTCCCCTCCGGAACTCTTTTTACGGCATTACAGGATAAAAATACCCCTAATAATAGTATAAATAATGATATTTTTGTGAGGGTGTACGCCAACTGGAAGTGCATTTTTTACTGATTCAAAAATACTATAATTTGGTAAGCAACAGCCAAACAAAATTAATAAGCAGTCTGGGCCAAAAAAAATACCGGGACAAGTTTCAGCTATTTGTCGCCGAAGGTCCCAAGGTAATTTCCGAACTTCGCGAAGAGGGGTTAAAACTTAAATGGTTGTTCACCACCGAGCCCTCCCAAATTACTTTGGAAAATCATTTTTTGGTGAGTGAAGCGCAGCTTAAGAAAATTAGTTTTTTAAAAACCGCCAATTCCGCAACTGCAATTTTTGAAATTCCCACTTTAAGTCCCTATTTGGATTCTGGTTTGGTGATTGCGCTGGACGCAGTACGTGATCCCGGAAATTTGGGCACCATTATCCGACTGTGTGATTGGTTTGGAGTTTCCCAGCTGATCTGTTCCGAAGATACAGTGGATTGTTACAACCCCAAAGTGGTTCAAGCGAGCATGGGTTCTTTGGCAAGAGTGAGGATTCATTATCTTCCACTTTTGGAGTTTTTGGAAAAGACCAACCTTCCAATTTATGGAGGATTTATGGATGGCAGGAATATTTATTCTGAAACATTCCCCACAGATGCAATAATGATTCTGGGAAATGAGGCGAACGGAATCTCGGAGTTAATCTCAAAAAAAATAACTCACAAAATAAGTATTCCCCGTTTCGGAAAAATACAAAAGACAGAAAGCCTAAATGTCGCTACGGCAACAGCAATAATCCTTTCAGAATTTAGAAGATCTACTGGAAAGTAAAGTTAATAAAAACCCCACGGGTTGACAATTTATCTATATTTCCCGTCCAAGGACTGTTCGGGTCATCATCTGGTACCAACTCATCGCTGAAGGCAAACACACCGCGGATGGAAGGCGTAAATTTGAAATAGAAGAGATAAAAATCAATGCCAAATCCCAATTCAAAATAATTGGTACTATTGGTCATTCTAAATTTTCCAAACTCGTTGTCGTCGGGATTCTTTTGCTCGCTGGAAAGGTTTAAAGATGTAGAAACCCCGCCAATAATAAAGGGCTTAATGTTATTCAATCTTTTGGTTGATACTTTGAGCAATAAAGGAACGTGGATATAAGTGGATTTTACTTCGCGTAAATAATTTCTTTCTTCAGTAAATCCTGGAAACGTGAGATCGCGTTGCGTAAAATACAAACCTGGTTCAAGTCGTAAATTGAAGTATTCATTAATTCGCATATCGCCTACAAGGCCCACGTTGAATCCTGGAGAAGATTTTACTTGAATATCGGTATTGTTATCGGCATATTGCTCAATATAATCTATCTTAAAATCGTATGAGTTGAAGCCCAGGAAGTAACCCCAAGTAAAACGCTTTTTATCGAAATTCTCAAGGTTTGCCAACCGTTCGTGATTAAAAAACCATTGTGCTTGAACACTGTTCGCTGCAAAAAAAAGAGCAAAGACAAAAAATAGTTTCTTCATAAAAATTACTTGGTAGCCGTATAGATGGTTGCAACGCCAAAAGTTTGGGGCTTATTATCCACATTCATAAACCCTATTTTGCGCAAAATATTGTTGAGCTCTTGGCCAAAAGGAAAAACCGAGGCACTTTCACTTAAATATTGGTATGCGACTTTGTCTTTGGAGAATAATCGGCCAATGAGAGGTAAAACATTCTTAGCATAAAAATGATAACCCTGCTTAAAAGGAAACTTAGTTGGTACAGAGGTTTCAAGAATAACAAAAATGCCGTCTTTTCTAAGTACCCGCAAAATTTCTGCTAGGCCTTTCTCTAGATTCTCAAAATTGCGAATTCCGAAAGAAACTGTAATAGCATCAAAAGTGTTATCCTCAAAAGGAAGAGCTTCCGAATCTCCTTGAATGAATTTTATTTTTTCTGAAATTGGTTTACCTGAAACCTTTTTTCGTGCAACCGAAAGCATGCCTTCAGAAAGGTCAAGACCAATTATTTCGACATTTTCTGTTGCTTCGGCAAACTGAATAGCAAGATCACCGGTTCCCGTAGCGATGTCAAGTATGGTTTTCGGTTTTTTGGCGGTAACGAGCTTTATTACTTTTTTCCGCCAAGAAATATCAGAACCAAGAGAAATGACTCGATTCATGCCATCGTAGTTTTCGGAGATGGTATCGAACATCTGTTCAACCTGTCTCTTTTTTCCTTCCGAAGAATCCTTATAAGGTTTTACTTTTTCTTCCATAAAATTTCGCCTGCAAAACTACATAATTTTTCATAGGTTGATGGATAATATTTTTGAAACCTAAAGGGATTCCTTTAATTACTTCGGATGCAAAATAACTTTTTCATTTGGTTTAAAAATGAGGTTAAAGCATTGATCATGGTGTGGATTTGTTTTTAATATAAATAATATCCCGTTCTCTGAATTTATTATCAGTGCTTCGAAATTACATATCTTTGCCCAGTGATTGTTTCAATATACAACTAAGAAAGTCTGGTTTTTGAATATTGGGAGGATTTTAAATCAAACAGAAAATCAATGAAAATTATCATTGCCGGCGCAGGAGAAGTTGGCTTTCATCTTGCCAAACTACTTTCTTTTGAATCCCAGAATATAACCCTTATCGATCCCAATCGGGATTTTTTGGCCCACGCCGACTCGCAATTAGATATTAGAGCGGTTCGCGGAGATGCCACTTCTATTTCCGTGTTGAAGGATTCGCGGGTTGATGAAACCGATTTGGTTATCGCAGTAACCTCTAGTGAAACAACAAATATTACGGTTTGCGTTCTTGCCAAACAGCTAGGTGCCAAAAGAACCATTGCCCGGATTTCCAATACCGAATTTATTGATAAAAAGGAGGAAGTTGGTTTTACTAAATTTGGGATTGATGAACTCATTTCTCCAGAATCCCTGGCTGCAAACGAGATTGAACTACTTTTAAGCCAAAGTGCATTTAATGATACTTATGAGTTTGAGAATGGGGCATTAATGCTTATCGGGCTCAATCTTTCCAAGAATTCCGCTTTTGTAGGAAAATCTGTTAAAGAGGTCGCCAGGCTCCATCCAAACTTAAAGTACGTACCACTTGCGATGCAGCGTTATGGAACTCAATATACCTTAATACCTCGTGGAGATACTGAATTTTTAGAGGGAGATCAGGTATATTTTACTACTTCAAAAGATGGAGTGGACCAGATTGTGAAACTTACCGGGAAAAGCAAACAGGAGATTAAAAATGTAATGATTTTGGGCGGTAGCAAGATTGGACACAAAACTGCGAAAGACCTTTGTAAAAGTCATTTCAAGGTTAAATTGGTGGAGCGGGACAAAGAAAAATCCTTTGAAATTGCGGACGACATTCCCGAATGTTTGGTAATTAATGGTGATGGGAGAAACGTGGATTTACTCGAGGAAGAATCTATTGAAGAAATGGATGCCTTTATTGCCGTTACCGGAAATAGCGAAACCAATATTATGTCCTGCCTAGTTGCAAAATCAAAGGGGGTAAAGAAAACAATAGCTCTTGTAGAGAACATGGACTATTTTCAACTCTCTCATTCCATAGGAATTGATACCCTAATCAATAAAAAGTTGTTAGCTGCCAATAATATCTTCCGCTTTGTTCGGCGTGGGGAGGTAGTGGCAATGACCAAGTTGAACAATATGAATGCTGAATTGCTGGAATTTAGGGTTAAGCCACATTCAAAGGTTTGCAACAAAAAAATTAAAAATCTAAATTTTCCTATTTCGGCGATTATAGGTGGAATTATAAGAAATGGAGAAGGGATTATTGCTCTAGGTGATTTTGAGATACTGGCAGGGGATAGGGTAGTGGTGTGCTGTTTGCCCCAATCCATTGGTAAGGTTGAAAAACTTTTTATTTAAATGAATACCCTCTCCAAAATCAATTACAAAATTATTTCCCATTTAATGGGATTGCTTTTTGTGGTTAATGGTGGCTTTATGTTGCTTTCCGCGGGAGTAAGTTGGTATTATGGAGAGCAAGTGCTAGATCGAATATTGGCCGCAAGCTTAGTGGCCCTGGGCGCCGGCGCACTTATTATGTTCTTGACGCGACATCATAAAAAGGAAGTCCAAAAACGAGAGGGGTATATTATAGTTTCTTTTGGATGGATATTTATGGCGCTGGTGGGCACCTTGCCCTATATCTTTTCCGGCGCTATTCCCAATTTCACCAATGCTTTTTTTGAAACGATGAGCGGTTATACAACTACTGGTGCCACCATTTTAAATGATATTGAGAGCATTCCTCGAGGAATACTTTTTTGGAGAAGTATCACACATTGGATCGGCGGAATGGGGATTATCGTTCTTGCCATTGCCATTCTTCCACTGCTTGGAATTGGTGGAATGCAACTTTTTGCGGCGGAAGCTCCCGGGCCCACCGGCGACAAGCTCCACCCAAGGATTACAGACACCGCCAAACGACTTTGGCTTATTTATGTAGGCTACACTTTAGCCGAAACTATTCTGCTTAAAATAGCTGGAATGAGTTTTTTTGATGCCATAAACCATTCCCTTTCAACTTTGAGCACAGGAGGTTTTTCTACCAAAAATGCTAGTGTTGCTTTTTGGAATGATCAACCGATTATACAGTATATTCTTATCTTCTTTATGTTTCTGGCGGGAAGCAATTTCGTTTTGAGCTATTTTGCCTTTAAACGCAAATTCCAGCGCATATTTCGGGATGAGGAATTCAGAACATATGGTTTGATAGTGGTGGCGCTTACCTTAATCTCGGGTCTGATTATTTATTACCAGGCCGATCCTACCGTTTCTACCATTAACCATCCAATGGTTTGGGGCCGTTTTGAAAGCGCTATAAGGCACGCCCTTTTCCAAGTAGTTTCAGTTATTACAACCACGGGTTTTGTAAGTGCCGATTATACTATGTGGACACCTTTTCTTACAATATTCTTTTTTGGTATGATGTTTTTGGGTGGATGTGCAGGCTCAACTTCTGGAGGCGTCAAGATAGTTCGTCACTTAATAATGATAAAAAATGGTTTGCTGGAATTTAAAAGAACCTTACACCCACATGCTATTCTGCCGGTGCGATATAATTCCAAAGCAGTTCCAAGACCAATTGTATTTAATATTCTTGGCTTTTTTATTCTATATATGCTTTCATTCATTACAGGAACGCTGGTTTTTTCCTGGTTGGGATTGGATTTTAGTTCCGCGCTGGGTGGCGCCGCAACAACTTTAGGCAATATAGGTCCGGGATTGGG includes:
- the tamL gene encoding translocation and assembly module lipoprotein TamL, giving the protein MHFQLAYTLTKISLFILLLGVFLSCNAVKRVPEGKYLLTDNTILVDSVKVKDAGLHSQLAQKPNQSIPLIGFPLGLYIYNLADPEPDSTFNRWLHKNPKREERLIKLLSKKQVDGMDSTYVSLNNWLKKSGDAPVIIQDSKIEKSTERLKKWYNSYGYFNNEVTHEIIPNKKKEKRAEIVYKVKKHRPYFVGDTIFEKISSPVVDSLFQITKKRSFIKPGNQYSASDMVNERDRLTIQFRNSGLYYFNQEYVVIEADTVNTNHKADLTYIIPDRKITGSDSTYTVPFQVHTVDEVRIVTDYTYENRDKQFQDSVNYRGYKLFSYGKMRYRPKAITDAISIIPGTIFKDIDRTLTYTQLSDLRIFKYPNISYSEVVADSTKNVLNATILLSPRERFTLGADFDAFTSTIQQFGISFSGNMIFRNIFRGAEIFQISGRGSLGASKDAADKSSHFFNISEFGGDAKLTFPRIIFPWNTQKLIPKYMSPSTTLSLGASAQNNIGLDRQTVNGYFSYNWKPSKILNYQLDALNLQYVKNLNTVNYFNVYTNSFDQLNNIAQQTEIQNPGTIDPTYYYYNNQDELELIIPDGANGFINDVLDGSINPVDNDGDAYETVDNIGERKKRLTENNLIFATNITLTRDTRDNIKDNNFSRTRFKLETAGNILSGIANLAGLQKNSQDSYEVFNVVYSQYIKGEVEYIKHWELDYNNVVAVRAFTGLAIPYGNSNSIPFTRSYFAGGANDNRGWKAYSLGPGSSGNKNEFNEANFKIALNAEYRFTILGAFKGAVFMDAGNIWNLMDNITEEESVFNGIADLKELGVATGLGLRYDFGFFVFRFDIGFKTHDPAKPIGERWFNDYGFKNAVYNIGINYPF
- a CDS encoding RNA methyltransferase, which codes for MVSNSQTKLISSLGQKKYRDKFQLFVAEGPKVISELREEGLKLKWLFTTEPSQITLENHFLVSEAQLKKISFLKTANSATAIFEIPTLSPYLDSGLVIALDAVRDPGNLGTIIRLCDWFGVSQLICSEDTVDCYNPKVVQASMGSLARVRIHYLPLLEFLEKTNLPIYGGFMDGRNIYSETFPTDAIMILGNEANGISELISKKITHKISIPRFGKIQKTESLNVATATAIILSEFRRSTGK
- the porT gene encoding type IX secretion/gliding motility protein PorT/SprT, which produces MKKLFFVFALFFAANSVQAQWFFNHERLANLENFDKKRFTWGYFLGFNSYDFKIDYIEQYADNNTDIQVKSSPGFNVGLVGDMRINEYFNLRLEPGLYFTQRDLTFPGFTEERNYLREVKSTYIHVPLLLKVSTKRLNNIKPFIIGGVSTSLNLSSEQKNPDDNEFGKFRMTNSTNYFELGFGIDFYLFYFKFTPSIRGVFAFSDELVPDDDPNSPWTGNIDKLSTRGVFINFTFQ
- the ubiE gene encoding bifunctional demethylmenaquinone methyltransferase/2-methoxy-6-polyprenyl-1,4-benzoquinol methylase UbiE; its protein translation is MEEKVKPYKDSSEGKKRQVEQMFDTISENYDGMNRVISLGSDISWRKKVIKLVTAKKPKTILDIATGTGDLAIQFAEATENVEIIGLDLSEGMLSVARKKVSGKPISEKIKFIQGDSEALPFEDNTFDAITVSFGIRNFENLEKGLAEILRVLRKDGIFVILETSVPTKFPFKQGYHFYAKNVLPLIGRLFSKDKVAYQYLSESASVFPFGQELNNILRKIGFMNVDNKPQTFGVATIYTATK
- the trkA gene encoding Trk system potassium transporter TrkA, producing MKIIIAGAGEVGFHLAKLLSFESQNITLIDPNRDFLAHADSQLDIRAVRGDATSISVLKDSRVDETDLVIAVTSSETTNITVCVLAKQLGAKRTIARISNTEFIDKKEEVGFTKFGIDELISPESLAANEIELLLSQSAFNDTYEFENGALMLIGLNLSKNSAFVGKSVKEVARLHPNLKYVPLAMQRYGTQYTLIPRGDTEFLEGDQVYFTTSKDGVDQIVKLTGKSKQEIKNVMILGGSKIGHKTAKDLCKSHFKVKLVERDKEKSFEIADDIPECLVINGDGRNVDLLEEESIEEMDAFIAVTGNSETNIMSCLVAKSKGVKKTIALVENMDYFQLSHSIGIDTLINKKLLAANNIFRFVRRGEVVAMTKLNNMNAELLEFRVKPHSKVCNKKIKNLNFPISAIIGGIIRNGEGIIALGDFEILAGDRVVVCCLPQSIGKVEKLFI
- a CDS encoding TrkH family potassium uptake protein: MNTLSKINYKIISHLMGLLFVVNGGFMLLSAGVSWYYGEQVLDRILAASLVALGAGALIMFLTRHHKKEVQKREGYIIVSFGWIFMALVGTLPYIFSGAIPNFTNAFFETMSGYTTTGATILNDIESIPRGILFWRSITHWIGGMGIIVLAIAILPLLGIGGMQLFAAEAPGPTGDKLHPRITDTAKRLWLIYVGYTLAETILLKIAGMSFFDAINHSLSTLSTGGFSTKNASVAFWNDQPIIQYILIFFMFLAGSNFVLSYFAFKRKFQRIFRDEEFRTYGLIVVALTLISGLIIYYQADPTVSTINHPMVWGRFESAIRHALFQVVSVITTTGFVSADYTMWTPFLTIFFFGMMFLGGCAGSTSGGVKIVRHLIMIKNGLLEFKRTLHPHAILPVRYNSKAVPRPIVFNILGFFILYMLSFITGTLVFSWLGLDFSSALGGAATTLGNIGPGLGSLSPVDSYSSMPSPAKWWASFLMLIGRLELFTVLILLTPFFWRNR